The Ziziphus jujuba cultivar Dongzao chromosome 1, ASM3175591v1 genome segment ttagaatatacaacatagtctacaatggaaaataaaaaagaaaatatagcaaatgatacacattatGCACTTATCAAGTAACAAGCATTAATATCACATATTActcctacaaaattaaattaaaattgttagaataaataatgtaaaataatacatttatcaaaatttattcaCTCAAAAATCGATTTGGGGTTCggggatgtaaaaaatatatatatatatatataattaatatataaaaatagaaaaaaaaaagttaaaaattaatatataaaaatgaaaaaaataaaaatatatataattttttaattatataatataattatttggattggattggattaaatttatatttccaatacaAAACCAATCAaatctatataatttatcatattttgaatcaaatgcaattcaattgatataaaaatccaatccaaaccgttaaaaacaGATTGGATTGAACAAGTTGgacggattggattggattttgcccactaCTACATGTAAGGGGACATTAAGGCAttggtgaattttttttttttttgttttttaatactCCGGCATGTGTGAAATTAAACacatgaaaataattataacagtAATAAACTTCACCacaccaattttattttattattttaatttaattgtttcttATTATGTTCTGATTTTTAACCATCCAAATGCTTCTTTATATGTTTTTTCACcataatgtaataaaattaatataatcaaCTTATAAAATGATATCACTATCATAAAAATCAAACATAGAACTCAACCTGTATACAAATCCTATTTCTCTCTTGCTCTTATTTTGGCAAGCGAGGTATAAAAAATGGTGACCTAACTAAGCAAAaacttcaacaaaaataataaatcatatcaaaatatgaaagaaagaaaatagtaaTACTAGCAACCTAACTACAAGTCAGGACGAAAGCTTCCAAGCCACTATGCAGATATAAGGCCCAAATAGCCAGCAAATAAAGCCAATGCAGACGACATAACATATGCTCCTGCAACAATTACTGGTTCTTTGAGCCCGCATGACTCGAGGTGATGATGAAAGGGTGCCATTCGAAATAGGCGACGCCCAGCTCCCAGGAAATAATTGGTTGTCTTAAAGTACATTACCTAAAATGCAATGTCAACAATTAAGACGGGAAAACTTCACTTTTTGAGCCAAACATCCAATCATACGAGCAACAATCAAGAATGACAATGACAAAGATATACATAGGGATAAGATAGAAAGCTAGTAGAAAAACAATGGGAATGGGTTGAAAGGGCCGGAAATAGATAGGAACCTGCATAATAACAGATGATGCTTCCATGACAAAGATACCAGATGCAACAAATAATGGAAGGAACATTCCGGTACAAGCAGCCATTGCAGCCAAGGCTCCACCTAGTGCCACGGATCCAGTATCTCCCATAAATACAGATGCTTTGTAGCGATTGTGCAAAAGAAATCCAACACAGGCACCGGCCATTGATGCTCCAAATATGGCTAGATCTGGTTTGGAACGTAAAACATTTTGGTCAATAGAATGTCAATGTCATGCAAATTGGCATAATATAATCCAACCTCCAACAAACAATAGAATGTCAGATATTTTTTTCCTATTCAGCCATAAGAAAATATTGGTCTTCCACCTCAAGCTATCTTCTTCTTATTTGTGGTTTGtattcaattattttcttttgtagaCAACAGTGTTTTGAAAAGTGTAATTATTAGGTAAGCCaaacaataaatttgaaaattttgcatgTCTTTGTAAATTCATGCATAAAGACTTAAATTATATTACGTACTTATACAAATAAACTAACTATGCGACATGAAGTGTAGCAGCCTTTCAAAAATCAACAAATGACACTTAACATATGATTCCTCCATAGCACCACATACATCAATGCATACTAAATTCTAATTCTACTTTTACGTAATTTTGCACTACTATATGATTTCCCATCTCTACTGCTTGTTTAAGATTATATCAAACCACAAAAGGTAATGATCCACAATAATTTACATTATTACTTAACAAAACACTCATAACTCACCAGAACATATTGGAAGCACTGCAATAGACATTCCAATAAAAGCCAGTGCAGCAGTCCCACCAGCCAGTCCATCAAGGCCATCTGTTAAGTTAACCCCATTTGCCATTGAAACGAAACAAAATGAAGtcaacattaaataaaattttcccagGCACACTAGGCCAAGTGAAGCAGGAAGGGGAACCAACAGTTtcctgcatttaaaaaaaaaaaaaaaaaaattgaatctgGGGTAAAAGCAATAATTTTGAGAGAGATAATATACACATGCCGTCCAAGTgctaaattcataaaaaaggCCAATGATAAGTAAACACAGTTCCTGGACTACTTAAATCTAATTCCACATTGTTACCAAAACTTCTTATAAACAACAATGTTTCCACTGAACTTCCTACCATCTCTTTCCATGTGTTAATGTTGTACGTGAAACTACAAGTCTACAACCATATATGAGATACGATTATAGTAAGTTTAGGATATTCATCACAATTAGAATATGAAGTAGTCATATTTTGCATACATTTGTTTCTTTTAGAGTGCATGTACATGTATTTATGTTCTTTCTTTGGGTGAGGAATGGAGAGTTGAGAGaagtaaataattattacaagttATACAATTCATCGAAAATGTGGCCTAGCACCCTATACAGGGTCAATGATATCtaaaaattccattttttttaaatataagttGATAGTTTCTGATCAGTTTTTCAACACAAGAATAGATATGTGAGTTACCATCAGAAAAATGTTGATCAGATTAGTTACAAGAAGGTATACATGCCGTAGGGTGATGATATACTTGCAGTATCCAACCAAAATGAAAACCAGGTCCCAACAGCTGCCTGTGAAGTATTAACTACTAATGTTACTAACAATGTTATGAAGCACACAACTGTTAAATCAAAAGCagctaatattttaaattcaacagAAGCAACAGTGCAGAAGTTTCACCTCAAGGAGAATTTTTAGCCACGGAGATAAACCACTATTTTGATTCTTGATTAAGCTGAACATATCATCGCTTAATCCAATTGCAGCAAATGCTAGAGTTGCAGCAGCTGCTCCAGAAACTTCACTAGAAGAAAAACCAGCCATAAATTTTGCAACAAGTACACCAACAGGTATAAAAAACAGTCCACCCATTGTGGGAGTTCTCTTTTTTAAAGAGTGTCTAACTGGGCCTTCTTTCCTGATTATTTGATAGACCTTCAAGCCATAGAGTAACGGGACACATATATAGCCAGCACAAGAGGCTAGAATGACTGATATTAGAAAGGGGCGGGTCAAGTGAAATGGATCTAAAGGCAGTCTAACAATCCGCCAAGCACACCAATCCACATACACAAGTACCACAATTAAGAAGATAATCAGACCAGCATTAACTAAGACTCCATGTTTGATCCTGCAAAATAGCGTGTCAAAGACTGGTCAAAAACTATATAACAGTGttcaaaatcctcactattaGTTTAGTACAACTACTTGGAGTGATGTCTTTTCAACTTGGGACTCAAAATATCACACAGAAGTAGAAGCGAAGAAAAGGGTAAAAGATCAGCAATGGCCAATAAGGAATGCTATGCAGGAAATTTATTTTCGGCCACATATACTTGCCTGTGTCTTTTATGCTGTCTTCCAAGCATTGCAAGCCGATGAGCAGTCAGTGTTAGAGCATCATTGTTTGAAACACTGATAGCGGGCAATTCAATATCATTTACAGGAGTTAGTACGAATTCTGCATCGCTATCTTCACCATCACTGGAAGAAATTGTCTGTGGAATGGTCTCCTCTGTGTGACCCCAATCATCCAGTGATGAAATATCACCTGAATCCTAAGGAATACAAAATCTCCTCAATATAATGCGTATTGTTTCTTGTTAATCAGTTACACATACCATATACAAAGCACATAGAGACACAGACGCATAGACTTAATATTCTGCATTCTCCTTCTAAATGTAATCCCAGCTCTGTCATATCTAAAAGATTGTTCAATGGCCCCATCTAATTACTATTCTATCAAATGAAATGTTGCACACATTTAAGCTTACAAATAAAGAATAACTGGTTCCAAAATGTGATAAAtcttatattgatatatataaatatataaatgacaaaaacaaaacaagtaaACTAGAACAAATAACTGAACAAAGGTAATCATCAACAGCCTTAAAGAGAGAAGGGTTTTAACAGTTAAATTACCCCATCAAAGGCCCTGAAATGAACATGACGAAGCGGCAAACGACCCTTACGTCTTCGAATGTTTGATCCAGTTAACTACAAAGCCATACAGTCATTaaattcataaaacaaaatcaatataaaaatacacCATATCAACCAACTACAcggtttgttttaaaaaaaaaaaaaaaaaaaaacttgttttagATAATGTGAACAATTTGGAAGCTCTAAAAATCAAGTCCAATTCGAAGAAAACAACTTGAGCATATCGAAGAGCCTTAAATTTCTGTTAATGTACGGGAAAGCAACATTAAAcaacaatttttacaaaattggaAATGTTTTTCTGCTTGGTCTATTGACAAATTAAGATTGCAGCGTAATATGTAGcaactgaaaaaaataataaaaggaaatcaaaaaaataaaataaaaaaaccttaaGAGCGGAAGAGAAATCAGAGCGTTGCAAGAGCGAATCGCATCGAAGACGAGGAAGCGTAGGAAGAAAGCAGGCGAGGTCAGGAACATTCATAGAACGAGACGGCATGGctttgaagaagaagaggaagaaacacAACGATCAGATCTTGAAGAGTTTGGTGAGAGGAGGAAggaaagagagaagaagaagaaggagaaggaggaggaggaggaggaggaggaggccATTAAAGATTAAAAGAGCAGTGACTCAATGTTGGTGCATTGGGGACGGTATATTCTATTATTCAGTTTTTTTTcgtaataatttatataaaaatacaaatattatataaaaatatttccaaaaGTCCACGAAACTACAGAGAGTAAGAGGAGGGAAAGGATTGCTGAAAGAACAGAACCACTTCGAAATTCTCGCAAacgttgttgtttttgttttatatttgtttttttcagcAACGTCAGCTGCCACGTACACGCATGTTGCTTGCTGATTCGGTGGGCAATGGTGATTGGTCATATCCTGACAGCGTTACCCCACCCCTGTGACTCTGCATATCCTTTCGTTCGGTTTTTTGCACCTacactatttatttaaattaattattattattattatttttaattttgcactTTAGTTTCTGACCTTTTTAGCATCATAATAATCGCTACACCTCTCCGCAGCCAACAAATTATATCAgatttattacccaaaaaaaaaaaaaaaaagataataatcatATGAGTAATTGAGAATACATTTaccaatatgaaaaaataaatcagaATATCAAAATTCTTAAAACAGCCCAAAGTTCCCATTGCTCACAATCCGCACAGGGATTAAAGTTAAACGTACATTTTAAAAATCTGTACGTTTAAGAGCACTTATTCCGAAGGAGAAAAGACCATAGTTAAGctctttaaaattattattgaaaaatacgTTCAAAAGAACTGTCCTCATAATTTAAACATTATAATCTATTTTTTCATTGTGGTGgtcaaacaaacaatttctcaaTCACTCTGTCTGAATGACCCACATACGTTCTTGTTCAATTCACAGCAATCCGACgcttaatccaaaataaaaaacaaaggcaCAAACAGAGAAGAGAGGGAAAGCACTTATACAAATACATTGCTTGCATGCATGTTCAACCACATTCTCGCCTGCACGCCTTTTCTGTCACATTGTCAACTTACAACTTCCACATCTCCCTGTTAATACAAGAAATACGGCTAAACACTAAACAACCTCCCTATAgatatttttttcatcaaatCGCCTTGCtaactttgatttgaatttGGAGGTCGACCACGCCCCATTGTGAATCCTCTGGTTCCATCAGGCATCCTTGGGCCAGGTGGCGGCTTTGAGGGTTCATGTGCATGACTAGACCAAGTAGTTCCATGGCCTGAGGAGGTAAGAAATATCAGATATTTAAGTTTTCAATCGAAACATAAATTGATCTAAATGGAATGGAACCTAGAGTGGAACTTTGTCTAGGTACCATGCCCATTGGTGCCACGATGCTTTTGCCTTCCACCTCGTCCTCGGTTTCGGTCCCTATGTCCATTTTTCTCTTTATGCAATTGATCCGCATCCTAGATAACAGAGAAGCAACACAATTAATACTACCTACATGAGATTACATGCCTACCAATACTCTGAAAATAAGAACAGAAAACAACTTGCCTCTTCATCAGGTGTATCATCATGATGCTCAACTGAATTGTGATTCTCCTCATATCCCATTCGATCAGACAACCGGGTAGTATGATTCTTCTCAGAATCAGAAGCCCTCCAGGTCTGTTTTCTCTGTCCGTACTTCCCCTAAGACATAAAATACTCATATTAGTTCCAGTAATTGCTGGAAGTGATGGATAGAAAGGATGAAGCAGGCCAATACCATTCGTTTCAGAAGCTTGACCCGCATGCCATTTCTCCAGTCCTGTTCATTATTCAAAGTAGCCACCTGATCCAATATCCACCACAAAACTGAGCCCTTACTCGAAAA includes the following:
- the LOC107409694 gene encoding phospho-N-acetylmuramoyl-pentapeptide-transferase homolog isoform X1 — protein: MPSRSMNVPDLACFLPTLPRLRCDSLLQRSDFSSALKLTGSNIRRRKGRLPLRHVHFRAFDGDSGDISSLDDWGHTEETIPQTISSSDGEDSDAEFVLTPVNDIELPAISVSNNDALTLTAHRLAMLGRQHKRHRIKHGVLVNAGLIIFLIVVLVYVDWCAWRIVRLPLDPFHLTRPFLISVILASCAGYICVPLLYGLKVYQIIRKEGPVRHSLKKRTPTMGGLFFIPVGVLVAKFMAGFSSSEVSGAAAATLAFAAIGLSDDMFSLIKNQNSGLSPWLKILLEAAVGTWFSFWLDTASISSPYGMYTFLKLLVPLPASLGLVCLGKFYLMLTSFCFVSMANGVNLTDGLDGLAGGTAALAFIGMSIAVLPICSDLAIFGASMAGACVGFLLHNRYKASVFMGDTGSVALGGALAAMAACTGMFLPLFVASGIFVMEASSVIMQVMYFKTTNYFLGAGRRLFRMAPFHHHLESCGLKEPVIVAGAYVMSSALALFAGYLGLISA
- the LOC107409694 gene encoding phospho-N-acetylmuramoyl-pentapeptide-transferase homolog isoform X2, which gives rise to MPSRSMNVPDLACFLPTLPRLRCDSLLQRSDFSSALKLTGSNIRRRKGRLPLRHVHFRAFDGDSGDISSLDDWGHTEETIPQTISSSDGEDSDAEFVLTPVNDIELPAISVSNNDALTLTAHRLAMLGRQHKRHRIKHGVLVNAGLIIFLIVVLVYVDWCAWRIVRLPLDPFHLTRPFLISVILASCAGYICVPLLYGLKVYQIIRKEGPVRHSLKKRTPTMGGLFFIPVGVLVAKFMAGFSSSEVSGAAAATLAFAAIGLSDDMFSLIKNQNSGLSPWLKILLEAAVGTWFSFWLDTASISSPYGMKLLVPLPASLGLVCLGKFYLMLTSFCFVSMANGVNLTDGLDGLAGGTAALAFIGMSIAVLPICSDLAIFGASMAGACVGFLLHNRYKASVFMGDTGSVALGGALAAMAACTGMFLPLFVASGIFVMEASSVIMQVMYFKTTNYFLGAGRRLFRMAPFHHHLESCGLKEPVIVAGAYVMSSALALFAGYLGLISA